A stretch of Lathyrus oleraceus cultivar Zhongwan6 chromosome 6, CAAS_Psat_ZW6_1.0, whole genome shotgun sequence DNA encodes these proteins:
- the LOC127098063 gene encoding DNA damage-repair/toleration protein DRT100 produces the protein MQFFTWVLNLVLIFSILSNFFSESASSPKPPICSEQDRASLLTFKASIFKDTTDTLSSWISRDCCDGGWEGVQCDASTGRVNMLQIQSPDVKDSGSFMKGTLSPALGNLHFLEVIMISGMKHITGPIPSSFSNLTNLKHLVLEDNSLGGCIPPSLGFLPLLETLSLSGNHLKGQIPPTLGNLKNLVQVTVARNFLSGSIPLSFKNLRNLNYLDLSYNLLSGPIPDFVGEFRNLTNLDLSYNLLTGNIPISMFSLVNLVDLSMSYNKLTGNIPDQIGNLKSLTSLQLSGNQLTGHFPLSISKLQKLWYLNVSRNGLSDPLPAIPVKGIPSLLSIDLSYNILSLGSVPDWIRSKELRDVHLAGCKLKGDLPRFVRPDTLSSIDLSDNFLVAGISNFFTNMSSLQDVKLSNNQLRFDISKIKLPSGLASIDLHANHLIGSLSSFINNMTSSSLEVIDVSDNFISGHIPEFVEGSSLKVLNLGSNNLSGSIPVSISNLVELERLDISRNNILGNIPSSLGQLQNLQWLDVSINGITGQIPGSFSQITSLKHANFRTNRLCGEIPQTRPFNIFPQAAYAHNLCLCGKPLQPCKG, from the coding sequence ATGCAATTTTTCACATGGGTTTTAAACCTTGTTCTGATATTTTCAATACTCAGTAACTTCTTCTCAGAAAGTGCTTCATCACCAAAACCTCCAATTTGTTCAGAACAAGATAGAGCTTCTCTTCTCACCTTTAAAGCAAGCATTTTCAAGGACACAACAGATACCTTATCTTCGTGGATAAGCCGCGACTGCTGCGACGGAGGATGGGAAGGAGTTCAATGTGATGCATCCACTGGTAGAGTTAATATGTTGCAGATACAAAGTCCTGATGTTAAAGATAGTGGGAGTTTTATGAAGGGTACTCTTTCTCCAGCACTTGGTAATTTGCATTTCTTAGAGGTAATAATGATAAGTGGAATGAAGCATATTACAGGACCAATTCCTTCAAGCTTCTCGAATTTAACTAACCTTAAACATCTTGTTCTTGAAGATAATTCACTTGGAGGGTGCATTCCTCCAAGCTTAGGTTTTTTGCCTTTGCTTGAAACCCTTTCATTGAGTGGTAACCATTTGAAAGGACAGATCCCTCCAACATTAGGGAATCTGAAAAACCTTGTTCAAGTTACTGTGGCGAGAAATTTTCTATCAGGTTCTATTCCGCTCAGTTTCAAAAACCTTAGAAATTTGAATTATCTTGATCTCAGTTACAATTTGTTATCAGGGCCTATCCCGGATTTTGTTGGGGAGTTTCGAAACTTGACTAATCTAGACCTGTCTTATAACCTACTAACAGGAAATATTCCGATTTCGATGTTCAGTCTTGTGAATCTTGTAGACTTGTCTATGAGCTATAACAAGCTCACAGGAAACATTCCGGATCAAATAGGAAACCTGAAATCACTGACAAGTCTTCAACTTAGTGGCAATCAGCTAACAGGACACTTTCCACTATCCATATCGAAATTGCAGAAACTTTGGTACCTTAATGTATCGAGAAATGGACTCTCGGATCCCTTACCTGCGATTCCTGTCAAGGGCATTCCTTCCCTTTTGTCCATAGACCTGTCTTATAATATTCTCAGCCTTGGAAGTGTTCCTGATTGGATCAGAAGCAAGGAACTTAGAGATGTACACCTAGCCGGGTGTAAATTGAAGGGTGATCTTCCGCGTTTTGTCAGACCCGACACTTTGAGCTCTATAGACCTATCAGACAACTTTCTGGTTGCTGGTATCTCAAACTTCTTCACAAATATGTCCAGTTTGCAAGATGTCAAGCTCTCAAACAACCAGTTGAGGTTTGACATTTCTAAGATAAAATTGCCGTCTGGGTTGGCTTCAATAGATTTGCATGCAAATCATTTGATAGGTTCACTGTCGTCATTCATAAATAACATGACAAGCAGCTCTTTGGAGGTAATTGATGTCTCAGACAATTTCATTTCTGGTCACATTCCAGAATTTGTAGAAGGTTCAAGTTTGAAGGTGCTAAACTTGGGAAGCAACAATCTATCAGGTTCAATCCCAGTTTCTATTTCAAATTTGGTAGAACTCGAAAGATTGGACATCTCAAGAAATAACATACTGGGAAACATCCCTTCAAGTCTAGGTCAGTTGCAGAACCTACAATGGCTTGATGTATCTATAAATGGAATAACAGGACAAATACCAGGTAGCTTTTCACAGATCACTAGTCTCAAGCATGCAAATTTCAGGACAAACAGGCTGTGTGGAGAAATTCCACAGACTAGACCTTTCAACATCTTTCCACAAGCAGCCTATGCCCACAATTTGTGCTTATGTGGTAAACCCTTGCAGCCATGCAAGGGATAG